The Cyclobacterium amurskyense genome contains the following window.
ACCTCTCGAGTACAAAAAAATTGAATCTTCATTATAGTAATCTAGCCCATCAACTTTATCTATACCATCAGGCCCTTCACGTTCAAGTGGTATTTGGCTTAAAGTAGATTGTTTATCTAAGCTAAACAAATCAAATGAATGCCTTGTTGCGTTATAGGCAAGGAGTTTGGATTCCTCATTTTCATAATAGGAATCCCAGATTTGATATGTATTTAAGAATTTTTCATCAATTGGGATTTGAATTTTTTCTACAATGATTGATAGATTTCCATCATTCGTTGTGGAAGAACAAGAAAAAACGAGAGAAATTAAAACAAATAGCATAAAGTTATTCATATTAACTAAACTAAAAACAAATGTTGATTTTAACCAAAATATTTAGTTTTTTTAACAACTTATAGAATTGATAAACTGTTGACGCTCAATTTTTCCGAGTACATGGGTGTCATTTTTCGTGCATGGAAATTTTTTGCTAAGTGATGTGGTGATCTAGTGAGTTGGTGATGTGGTGATCTGGTAATTGTGTAAATGATTACTTCCAGGTGATCACTTCCAGGCACAAGGGTATAGCCAAGAGGGAAATAATTCAGGGAGCTTAAGATTAAAACCCATAGTTTTTGTAATTAATTTTTCAATCCGGTTTCTGAAGGGGTAAGCTTAATTCTGGGAGGTATATTAATAATTGCCTTCATTCAAAATCAGGTCATATGGCAAACTTAAGTAATTGCAATTTCCTAGGCCATAAACCTAGATTTTACCACAAATCTATAAAATCAAAAATTATCAGGTAGGCTAAACACAGCCAGTCCAGGATCCCGATCTGTGGTAATACCATAAAGCTTACCGGACTTTTCATCTACAGCAATGGATTGTAAAGACCTGTCTAATATCAACTCAAATTTCGAATTTCCTTCATAATCAAATACATAAACTGTTGTTGAGTTGATTTCACTATTTAGTAATTCTTCCCTATTCCTTCCGCAGAAAAGCCCATAAATGTATTTATTTCCCAAACAAGCGCTTGAATAGGCATAGGGTTCTCCCTCATTTATTACCAATCCAGCACCGCTCCCTTTTCCAACAATAGAAAATCCCGGGACATGGTTTAATGGTCCATTTATCGCTAAAATTTCTCCTGTTTTTCTGTTTAAAATCTCGATCCTGTCTCTTCTTATCCCCACATGAACAAATATATCACTATTGGGTTTCCTCAACAGTTTTCCTTGGTGTAAATCCCCAAGATTAAAATTGGAAATTCCCTTGAATTCCTTTTTGGGCTCTATCTCCTTCCACGTGCCAAATTCATTTATTCTATCTCCCTCCAATTTAAATTCAATGTATCGGGCAGGATCGTTTGCCATCCTGGTCATCACACTGGAATCAGTAGCCCAAACTAAATTAATAGCCGTAATAAAATTTTCTTTTTGTTTTATTTGTTGAGTTGGTTGATGCGAATCATCTCTTAGTTCAAATTCAGAATAAGTCTTTCCACCTAAGCTGTAAACCCAAAAAGTACCCTCATCATTGCCAAAATCAAACATAAAAGAATCCGTAATTTCTCCGGGGCCGAAACCAGATTCACCTTTCGAATTTAAGTATTGAAGTGTTTTTTTATCCAGTATGTGCATGGGGGGTTGATTGGTCAACTCCTGTATTACAATAAAATCATTTTTAACTAGAAGATTATTTGGTTTTAATAATTCAGGATAATAATATTTTTGGCTAACTAACTCAATGCTTTTTGGTATGGTCTCTTTTGTGAATACCTTGTTAGAAGGATCTGACTTCTTGCAGGCACAAAGTAATAGACCTGAAATTAAGATCAATAAATTATTTTTATTTAATAATAATAGTATTTTCATATATCAATTAGTCTGCGATTTAAGCTCTGAAGCCATTTGATTAAGGCTTCAGAGCTTTTTATTTTAAACTGTGCATGAATCTGTATTACATTTTTTTTCATCACCTATCCAGGGTCTTCCCTCTTCATCGTAACATATGGTATTAGGTAAACCAGCTTGACAACACACCCAACTTGTACAACAACCCCCTTCGGCCTCCACATTAAAGGAATTAAATAATCCCACACTCATGGCCACTACTCCCATGGCAACAGTAGCTTTCTGCAAAGTTATTTTCTTTTTCATGCTATTTTTTGGTTTATGGTTAAAAGATGTTTTAATTAAACCAATTAAATTTATTTTTCATAAAGAGATAATTATATTTATTGTGAACTGGCTGCTTTTTCCCGTGAACTAGCGGTTTTATCGGACGTGGTGAGTTGGAGAAGGTTTTATGTAGTGATGTGGTAATTGAAGATTAGTGAAAGAAACTGGGTTTTAGGTATTATTTGTAATTTAGCTTGATCCTCATTTCCTTTGTTAACGCCTTAAACATTTCTTTTTCCCTTATGGGCCACTGTTCAAAGGGTGGGAGGTACTCTACCTTGGTTGCATTCGACTTTTGATTCATGATATGGTTTATTTTGTTCCAATCTGCATCCCTTTTTTCGGTTAATTTCAAAAATTCTATAACTTGTAAAATTGTTTTTTCCCTGATAGACTGGTTTTTTGAAAAGAAATCTTCGTACTTAATTTGTAGGGAATTTTCACTGTTTTGCAAGGATTCCTGAATAATGCTATTGACTTTATTCCAGTACCAGGCTATTTTGTGAACCCGGTTGAAATCGGGCCATTCTTTTTCCCATCCATCGCCTGGAAAGTCCTTGGGGCAGATCCTTTTCCTGTGATCGTTTTCCCCATAAAACAACATTTCCCCACCACTATCTTTTGGAGATTTAGCATAAAATGACCTGACGGAGTCTATTGGATTTCTGACTACATACAAAAACTTGATAGATGAAAATGTAGCCATTAGTTCTGGAATAAGGTATGCAGCGTGCGGATTTGATTCTATATAGGTGGTCTCTGGAGTGGAAAGCACTTGCTTTAGTAATGGTTTTCTGAATTCACATATATTTTGGCAGCTGACGTCAAAAATCAAATCTGTCCTAATTTTTTGCATACCCATGTCAAAAAAATCAGGTTGGGGCTCATGAACTGCATATACCTGACTGAAACAGGTATTAAAAAAATCCTGGAAAAAACGGGTGCCTGTTCTACCTGCACTTAGGATAAA
Protein-coding sequences here:
- a CDS encoding DUF4221 family protein; the encoded protein is MLFVLISLVFSCSSTTNDGNLSIIVEKIQIPIDEKFLNTYQIWDSYYENEESKLLAYNATRHSFDLFSLDKQSTLSQIPLEREGPDGIDKVDGLDYYNEDSIFLYSRGKLYISTIEGKISKVHSLYELFNFDGGGEPSINFYFKLRYNPVSKSVAFFIVYHNTDQKSKGNLPLIGLLNLETMLS
- a CDS encoding sulfotransferase domain-containing protein: MAWKIQINPISCLFKDKTGNNSRKSKPKESIEVETIFILSAGRTGTRFFQDFFNTCFSQVYAVHEPQPDFFDMGMQKIRTDLIFDVSCQNICEFRKPLLKQVLSTPETTYIESNPHAAYLIPELMATFSSIKFLYVVRNPIDSVRSFYAKSPKDSGGEMLFYGENDHRKRICPKDFPGDGWEKEWPDFNRVHKIAWYWNKVNSIIQESLQNSENSLQIKYEDFFSKNQSIREKTILQVIEFLKLTEKRDADWNKINHIMNQKSNATKVEYLPPFEQWPIREKEMFKALTKEMRIKLNYK
- a CDS encoding BF3164 family lipoprotein; this translates as MKILLLLNKNNLLILISGLLLCACKKSDPSNKVFTKETIPKSIELVSQKYYYPELLKPNNLLVKNDFIVIQELTNQPPMHILDKKTLQYLNSKGESGFGPGEITDSFMFDFGNDEGTFWVYSLGGKTYSEFELRDDSHQPTQQIKQKENFITAINLVWATDSSVMTRMANDPARYIEFKLEGDRINEFGTWKEIEPKKEFKGISNFNLGDLHQGKLLRKPNSDIFVHVGIRRDRIEILNRKTGEILAINGPLNHVPGFSIVGKGSGAGLVINEGEPYAYSSACLGNKYIYGLFCGRNREELLNSEINSTTVYVFDYEGNSKFELILDRSLQSIAVDEKSGKLYGITTDRDPGLAVFSLPDNF